Proteins co-encoded in one Candidatus Zixiibacteriota bacterium genomic window:
- a CDS encoding AsmA family protein, protein MKKFLIIFTIIIVLILAALVSIPLLFKGQIIEFVKEQASQNVNAAVDFDDVGLNLFSNFPKLTMSVDNITVVNREPFEGDTLFSLDEFQAALDLKSLVFGGEINIISILIDKPQINIGVLEDGRASYDIVPKTPEETAEIDTSETMISLAIQKYEIRDACLSYTNDSTNMYVEVDGLNHEGNGDFAQSLFTLYTQTSIASLTLKMEGTPYLNKADMEIKANIEMDLDNMKYTFKENEVRLNRLFLNFDGWVAMLDTAGEELELDLTFNAPKAEFKNILSMVPYIYTQDFEGLKAEGQLSLNGEIKGVYNENQVPFFEINLNVANGMFQYPDLPTPVEQVNVDLQIRNPGKTLDHTIIDLKKFHLAILKEPVDFQVLVKTPMSDPYINAHFSGNINLGEALNIFPMEDITELKGLIRSNFRFKGNISDIENNRFRRITAAGSITLADILYAAPDLPVKIQIPGGDLNISTQKASLKNFKILMGKSDISAYGELNNILGFGFEDQTLKGSLTIKSNYFDIDPWMTGEEKVEEDTIVYDAVPLPDKVEFTANASFNKVHYDNLDLTAVKGKLILKNRILKMIGLSANLVKGSMIANGSYKYIPPEAPHVSFDMDISKFDIPEMFKTFATVEKLVPVADNMTGTVSGKLDMHTDLGDSLMPELMTLRSQGTLDIPRASLENYKPMIKAAEILKNEKLRNPTIKNFKPSYEIKDGRFYLKPTTFKVNDYKVTASGSNGLDMTMDYKLDIEMPASDISAMVNQDLSMLAGNTITIEMFAAGTNTNPKVRVSLDKVKKAVAEQVKKIVKKEADKKKKELEDKAKRELEKKKKQEEAKLKKELDKKKKKEEDKLKKKLKGLFK, encoded by the coding sequence CGAATTTGTAAAGGAACAGGCAAGCCAGAATGTAAACGCCGCAGTTGATTTCGATGATGTCGGATTGAACCTGTTTAGCAATTTCCCCAAACTGACGATGTCGGTCGATAATATAACCGTCGTCAATCGAGAACCTTTTGAGGGAGATACGCTTTTTAGCCTTGATGAATTTCAAGCCGCGCTGGACTTGAAAAGCCTCGTTTTCGGCGGTGAAATAAATATTATCTCCATACTTATTGATAAGCCGCAAATTAATATCGGAGTTTTAGAGGATGGCCGCGCCAGCTATGATATAGTACCTAAAACGCCAGAGGAAACCGCAGAAATAGATACATCCGAAACAATGATTAGTCTGGCTATTCAAAAGTATGAAATCAGAGACGCTTGTCTTAGCTATACGAATGATTCAACAAATATGTATGTTGAGGTGGATGGCTTAAACCATGAGGGCAATGGCGATTTTGCCCAGTCATTGTTTACTCTATATACTCAAACATCCATTGCCAGCCTTACTCTCAAGATGGAGGGGACGCCTTATTTAAACAAAGCCGATATGGAGATCAAAGCCAACATAGAAATGGATCTCGATAACATGAAATATACATTCAAGGAAAACGAAGTCCGGCTCAATCGGCTTTTTCTCAATTTCGATGGCTGGGTTGCTATGCTTGACACAGCCGGAGAGGAACTCGAACTCGACTTGACTTTTAATGCGCCCAAAGCTGAGTTTAAAAACATTCTTTCAATGGTGCCTTATATATATACTCAGGATTTCGAGGGCTTAAAAGCTGAGGGTCAGCTCTCATTAAACGGAGAAATAAAAGGCGTCTATAATGAAAACCAGGTACCATTTTTCGAGATAAATCTCAATGTTGCCAATGGCATGTTTCAATATCCCGATTTACCTACGCCGGTCGAGCAGGTTAATGTGGATTTACAGATTAGAAACCCCGGCAAAACCCTCGACCATACAATAATCGATTTGAAAAAATTTCATTTAGCGATTCTCAAAGAGCCTGTCGATTTTCAGGTTCTCGTTAAAACACCGATGTCTGACCCTTATATTAACGCTCATTTTAGCGGTAATATCAATTTGGGAGAAGCGTTGAATATTTTCCCGATGGAGGATATAACCGAACTGAAAGGGCTGATACGGTCTAATTTCAGGTTTAAGGGAAATATTTCGGATATTGAAAACAACCGCTTCAGACGAATTACAGCCGCCGGTTCAATCACGCTTGCGGATATCCTGTATGCCGCCCCCGATTTGCCGGTCAAGATTCAAATCCCAGGCGGAGATTTGAATATATCAACCCAAAAAGCATCGCTGAAGAATTTTAAAATCCTGATGGGCAAAAGCGATATCAGCGCTTATGGCGAGCTGAATAATATACTGGGTTTTGGATTCGAGGACCAGACGCTGAAAGGTTCATTAACTATTAAATCAAACTATTTCGATATAGATCCCTGGATGACTGGAGAGGAAAAAGTCGAGGAAGACACAATCGTTTATGATGCGGTTCCCTTGCCCGATAAAGTGGAATTTACAGCTAATGCCAGTTTCAATAAAGTCCATTACGACAATCTCGATTTAACGGCTGTCAAAGGGAAGCTAATTCTGAAAAATAGAATATTGAAAATGATTGGCTTGAGTGCAAATCTGGTCAAAGGCTCGATGATTGCCAATGGCTCTTATAAATATATTCCGCCTGAGGCGCCTCATGTCTCGTTTGATATGGATATATCCAAATTCGATATCCCGGAGATGTTCAAAACATTCGCTACAGTCGAAAAGCTTGTCCCGGTGGCTGATAATATGACTGGCACGGTCAGCGGCAAGCTCGATATGCATACCGACCTCGGCGATTCCCTTATGCCTGAGCTGATGACATTACGCAGCCAGGGAACGCTTGACATACCGAGAGCAAGCCTGGAAAATTACAAGCCGATGATTAAAGCTGCCGAAATCCTTAAAAACGAAAAACTGCGCAACCCGACAATCAAGAATTTCAAACCAAGCTATGAGATAAAGGACGGCCGTTTTTACCTTAAGCCAACAACTTTCAAGGTTAACGATTATAAAGTTACCGCTTCCGGCTCCAACGGTCTCGACATGACAATGGACTACAAGCTGGATATCGAGATGCCCGCTTCCGATATTTCCGCTATGGTCAATCAGGATTTGAGCATGCTGGCGGGCAATACTATTACCATTGAGATGTTTGCAGCCGGCACCAATACTAACCCCAAAGTGCGCGTATCTTTGGATAAGGTTAAAAAAGCGGTCGCCGAGCAGGTCAAAAAAATCGTTAAGAAAGAAGCTGATAAGAAGAAAAAAGAGCTCGAGGATAAGGCTAAGAGGGAGTTAGAGAAAAAGAAAAAGCAGGAAGAAGCAAAGCTCAAAAAAGAACTGGATAAGAAAAAGAAAAAGGAAGAGGATAAGCTGAAGAAAAAATTGAAGGGGCTTTTTAAGTAG